The Asterias rubens chromosome 1, eAstRub1.3, whole genome shotgun sequence genome segment AAGGTCCCATCTGCTGATTCTACTtgatagaaaggtttgcggtaacaccatgtaatgataatgaCTAGCGCAGTAATTTCTTTATAGTTTCTTTGAAATGTTTATACATTGTATTGCTGTTAAATCATCTAGCATACATATTTCATTATTGCactcattgttatttgttttcaactgtaTGCTTAATTGTTActgtcaaaatgaaaaataaatgtccattgaaattgaaattgaaataatcTTTTaattaatgagttggggtggttctgtgAATAACCGGTGGTTTCaactcattacatggtgttaccgcaaacctttctatatcgtatttccaccatgcaaaatttcaagTCCTACTGAATCTACTTACCTTAACCTCTTAATAaaggcgccaaaatccaccaaattAAGGTGCTCACGACACATGAGAGGGAATCCTCACACAGTAAAGAAAGAGGATAATAAGTCAAAGAACAACTAAAGAAATTACCCATATTTTTCAACAAGCTAGTTCTCAAACTTATCTTACACATAATGTTCTCATTTTATTTAATGtccgaaaaaagaaaaattcaaaGTAAAATTACGGTTCCGCATAATCATCCCCATCACATACTTTGGATAATTCAAAGTGATTCGAACTGTTCACTCAAAAACTTTGTCGCTTAATTTCTAATGTAATAAGGCATTTCGTTTTTGGTATGGCCTTATAAAAATACTTGTTGTGCTTTGACGAAATAAACTCTCGAGTTTTATGTACTCATGAACTTACAGTGTTGCTAAGCAAcagtttatattgtttttcttttctaaacCATTATTCCTGTCTCTAAATTTATTCACGCCTACAAATTTATTCATGTCGGTATAATTAAGTCTTGTATCAATATTTGATTCGTGTCTGAACTTGTTTTCATGTCTCAATATTTGTTCTTGTGATTACAATAATTCCTGTCAGTCTGTTAATGCAGTCTTGATGTTGTTCCATTCTTTACCATTAATCCTGTCTTAAACTGTTTGTGTTATGACATGTCTCTgttaaaaaatggaaaattcCAGATTTTATCacagccaatttcatagctccaATCAACGGTAATAACTTGTTGGTGCTTACTATAGCAAAggtgtttcacaggttagcaagatgcttaagcccggttcatacttcctgtgaatgcgaagcaaatgttgacgtcacaaattcgcaacaaataattagcAGCAGTTGATTTGtactcaactctcttgcgataTATCGCAGcgaaaaacagagttgtgacgtcaaattcacgtcataTTTCACCatagatttgcattgttacgtcattcTTTTTTGTACATAAGCCCTGAaatgttagcatgccttttcatgtgcttacggttagcggatagaaaaaaaaagaatcttgccaagttagcacaaaatcaatcattaagcagctctatgaaattaaacCAGTTCGTTATTTAAGACTCTATCTGAATCAAGCTACTTTGGCTATGGCTGTGTGCCGGTACAGTTACATTGAAGATATGGACTTTTGGCGTTTCAGCCAAAGCCACTGCTGAAGCTGTTAATTCTGACATGGCCTAATTTTACTCTCCTTGCCTTATATTCTTATCTGTACTGTATTCTAATCAATACTAGGGTGTGTTTTGGGGGTCATAAGCAATAACGGTTTCGGGCGATGGCCATTGATCAACCAATGTCACGTTAGCGCATGTTACGACCATGAAAGCACACTGTCGCCCTATCATTAATATTTTTCCCCATTTCTCTCAGGATTATTACTCTCATTGGCTACGAGCCACATGAGCTGATTGGGAAAACCGTCTACCAGTTTCATAATCCTCTAGATGCAAGGAAAGTCAGTGACTGTCACTCTAAATGTAagtttcctttaaaggaacaccttggattggacgagttggtctataaaaagcgtttgtgaccgtttgttataaaatgcatatgattggaaagatgttttaaaagtagaatacaatgatccacacaaatttgcctcgaaattgcgtggtttgtcttttactttgcgaactaacacggtcagccatttatgggagtcaaaaatttaactcctttaattggccgaccgtgttagtcgatgaggtaaaaggaaaatcgtgcaattttgaggcatgcttgtgtggatcattgtattctacttttacaacatcttgcCAATCATAtacatattataacaaacggttacaaacgcttttcaaagatcaactcgaccgatccaatgcaatgTGATCCTTTAAGTTTTAGTTTACTTCACATAAGACAGTTATTACTGGTAGACTGAGGAgcaaggttttagccaggatttggcaaaagggtgtccaaattattcacttacattacatttacatgtatggcCAATAAAACAAGTGTCatagtcgtgacacttgtgtccttttaaagcaagacactgaaccattgcttcgtccttcggatgggacgtaaagccattggtctcGTGGGTTGTGaaacgcacgtaaaataacccaatgcacttatcaaaaagagcaggggttcaccccagtgtttctggtttgattggcagcatattgcaccacagcaccttgtaaacctttacattgtgctatgtaaaaggagtagatctcataattcaaaacgaaGTCccacaggaaaatactgtatgtaaaAGCGCCTTGAGCCACACTGATATGCGCGTTatataaaatttattattatttcatctatTTACAGTGATTGTGAAAGGCACCAGCGCTACTAAGTATTACCGCTTCATGGGCAAGAATGGTTCGTGGGTGTGGTTGCAGACACGAGCAACTATCATTTACAACACCAACAATGTGGCACAGTACGTAGTCTGCATGAACTATGTTATTGGGTGAGTAATTAGCTTGTTTTACTagtctttttctcaaggaaACCGGAAAAATCATCAAAAGTGCAGGGAAAGCTACGTAGTAAGCAATCTAAATTAACTAGAGGTAGCTTTCACGTAGTAGTTTCTTGCTATGCACAaaatagcctgaacatctgcccgtcacacttcgaggcttatGAATGGCGCCAGAGATCTGTCGTTGAGCCTACGTCAACCCCTGTCCATAGTCACCTTACATCTACATTAATTTCACATGGAGAATTGAACAAAGTCCTTTGTATATAGACAGTACATAATACACAGTGCATACTGCATGCAGACGAtcaaaagtaagctttccatatctgtgtttaaattggtccaaggtgatgtttggcagctgcacccagatcaccttggaccaatcaaaacacagatctTTGCAGAAAGCTTATGTCACTGCACTTTGATCCAATGAACTCATTGTATCTGATTAAACCACTGGTTCTGTACAACCaatgcctgtctttatccttgtggataaagacaggtgaCCAGTCTATGCTCAAAGTAGTGTGGTGCGTGTTTAACAAAGAATGACAATTTACTCAGTGGTTAGATTTTGATTACTTGCTTGTTGGATTTTTTTCCATCATTCTTCACTCATTTGAAACTCTTAGGCATTTAGGTGAAATGTAAGCTGTTATTGTTCTTTTGGGTGAGTagtaaattgttttcttttctttgttgtGTCTTGCAGGAAAGATGCTGGGGAGCGACAGTTACTAATGGAGCAGATGTCAAAAATGAAAGCATCATGTGACAGCATAGCAGACAGCGACTGCGGCGAAAGCATTGCCAGCCCAAGCAGTGACAGTGGCAGTTACGCTGCTAGCTGTGTAGACTCTCCTAGAAGTGCCGATTCACCAGGAACCTCTGGCATCGGGTCTTGCTCAGACTTTGACGAGCCCTCACTGAAACACATCAAGAGGGAGATGGACAACTTTGATATGAACCTCATCCCTAAATCGATCAGAGACAATGAAACAATCATGAAACCCTTGGATCCAACCCAGGAGATCAGTTTTGCTTCGCTTCTAAAGATGGACAACTTGAAGAAGATGTACGGAGGAACAGAAAAAATGGACACTTCGGAGAGAACGGAAGTCCCATTTAAGAAACAAGATAGTACGGAGTCAGATGCTAGTGCAGCACCTGCCAAAGCAGCCAATGTTGGAAGCATTGAGGGACCCTTTGATAATCCTCACTTGCACGGGTCAGCCGACATTCAACAGTCCTTCCAAAGAGCGACTCAGAATACCTCAGAAAAATTATTTCCAATGTCTGTTTTCTCACCGATTAGTGAGGTGGGATCAGACTCGAGTAGTACGGCCGATTCGGTGAGTTCACCACCGATGGAGGTCGTGCCTTCGGAAGGGAGGAACAACCGTATGATCAGTGTCGGTGAGGACGACGAAAGTTTATTCAAGGACCTCTTGGAGTTGACCAAGAATGACAATATGGATGACTCACTGAGCCAGCTGGACAGGGAACTTCCCAGGATGTCATTCAGTGTGAACAGTCCGAGCAACCTGAGCCAGTTGTTAAACACTCAAAGCGCTGCCAGCGTCTCGGTCGGGGTCTCCAGCCCAGAGTCCCAGGAACTGAACGAGGAGGATGGTGAGGACGACGTCTTCAGCACTCCACCTGAGGCAAAAGATGCTTCCCCCAGTATTTTAGCTGGACTTTTGACCAAACTGCCAACACAGCAACCGGCAAATGGTGCCGAATGCCCTTCCATGGTTCTTCAGCAGGGTCAAGGTAACACAACCTTCATGGGTATGTCCATCACTAAAGTGGATCCCATGATGTCCGGGGGTCTCCCCCAGCTTCCTGATGACATTGCTAATTTCTCACTGGAATTTTGCCAGCCGGTCATGGACCAGGCGACGTGTGACGCCATAGCGTCTTTAGGGGGATACCTGTCGCCCGACTCCACGGAAAAGATCACAAGTGGTGGAAGTGCCACCATTACAGAAATCAGTGACTTGGAAGAAGCAAACCTCATGTCAGGCCCTTTAGACCAAGAATACAAAACTAGTCCCAGGGGAATTTCAAATGTGTCGCCGGTTACCTCGCAAGTACCGAACAGCACAATGCAAAACCAGACCCTACCATACCTGCTCGAGCAGTCGAACAATTCAACGCCTGGCATTATGCAGGAACAGCTGATTGTCACTGAGAGGATATCACAGTTGGAGATTAAGGACAGCAGAATTGGTCCTAAGGCCACTGAATCATCTTCTGGTGCGCCGATCCTACACGCATTGCTCCTCAGTAGTAATAGGGGGGAAAACTTGACGGAAAAGTCCAGGGCGCAACGGCCACCCCCACTCAGCAGTAATGGATTGAACAGTATGAACGATGTCTTGGGCCCCATCACCCCTTCCACCAAAGCAGCTGTAGAGGCAGTGGACTCATTAATTCAGGACTTTGATGAAGTGACTGGTACTATTAGGGAGGAAGTGCTGCCCTCCATCAATGGCAACAATAATATGGTGAACCAGGAGAACTATGTTTTGCTGCAGCAGTTGGAGGAGCAGCGGCAACGTATGGCTGAGGAGCATCGACGACAGCAGCAGATTCTTATGGAAACCCAAGTGCAGCAGCAGAAGCTGCTTGATGAGCAGCGTCGAAAGCTGCTGGAAGAACAGCAGCAACAACTTTCTAATCAAACACTCCAGCAGTCTTTAATGCGTAAGCAAATGCAGTTTAAattgcagcagcagcagcaacagcagcagcaacaacagcagcaacagcagcagcagcagcaacaacagcaagcTTTATTGGCCCAGCAAATAAACATTTCCAGTGGAATGCAGAGACAGCACAGTCAGGGACCTGACGTGCAGACAAACAACGGCGTGTCCAACTCTGCTGTTTTCACAGAGGATCCACAGGGTTATACTCAAAGTATGTCTGAGTTTGCTGGCCAGCAGAACCGAACAATTTCGGCAGCGCTTCCAATCACTGGCCAACACAGGCAACATCATCAACAAATGCAGCAGTACTCTGCCTCTCCTCCCCAAGGCATCATGGATCCTTTCAATGTTCAGCAGCAGCGTGGAAGCCCACCATTCATGGGAACCTCTCCCTCCTCTATGGGCAGCCCACCAACCATGCAGCAGTACGCagcacagcagcagcagcaccaGCAGCAGAAGCAGCTACCAACTCACAGAAACTACCCCGGCCAGATGCAGCCAGCCTACTGCAGGCCGCAGCAGCAAAGTACCCGGATTCCCCTGCCGCAAGAGCAAACCAACACCAACTCCATGTTGTTCCAGAGTCTGCAGTGGAGCGGGATGGAGACTTCAACTATGACGCCCCATCAAGGTAACGGTATGAACAGTCGGACGATTGAGCAATCTGATATTGACTTTGGACTGGCAAGCAACCACTTGCTGCAGCATCAACAGTAACCAGAGTTTATAATGTAAAGCACTTATACGTGTAGTTTAATGTTCTGAACCAAAAACAGTTTCTGTAATTTCAGTTGTAGTCGAAGACTAATGTGTGATGAAAAAAAGGATTTCAATTAAGACAGATTCTGTTTGTTATCTGAAACATATAGACCTGTAACTGATGCAGTGCTactggccaaatttcataagcCAGCAATACAATTTTGATAAGAAAAACTTATTCTCAGACATACATTACCAGCAAAATTGCTTCGCAATATACTTTGTGTGGTACTGATTGATGGATATGTTGTTTTACTtcaaaaaacaatgtttataatGTACCACTGGCTGCTTATGAAATTGTGGCATTAATTCAGTTTAAAATAATCATGCCTTGGTAAATGAGAAATCCATGAATTCTATACTGACTATAAGTTTCCGTTTTTTAGTTAAGCGAGAGGGATCACAACATTTGTAAAACAATGTGATGTAAATTAACACTGCTTTGCTAATTGACCTTTTGCTTCAGAATGCCTCTGCCCAGATTTAAAACAAAGGTCTTGCCGAAATGTGCAcagcttttttttcaaatggtttAAATGCATTTTACTGTAGTTAAGGAAACAGTTGAAAGAATGGGGTTTGAGACTTTCTATCGTGGAGAGGCTACCAGTGCACAAAGTGGTCAATACATAACAAACAATACAtctgttttaaactttttttaaagaaactcaAAAGATATCCAGAAAAGGCCACACACAACTGAAGaaaatattttgtgttattcCAGGTTTCTCACAACAGAAGGGTTTggaatgtttgtgtttgttcaaaATCAGTCGTTTGGTTAAACCATGGAGAATCCTTTCACAATCTGATTAGAAATTCAAACTGACGCAAAGGGTCAATTAACAAATCTAGTGATTACAGGCTAATGCCACTTAATGTATGTGTTTTGGTGGGTGTGCGGATCACAAAGGAAAGTTTGTAAAACAATGTGATGTAAAATTCCTGCAGCCTTGCCATTAAACGGATTGtaaagagagagagggagagaaagATTTAGTATTGATTAAAGAAGTAATGATTCAGAGAATGCTGGCACAAGGGGCGATTTGAGGGCACAGGCTAATGATAAGGGTTTTTGCGGGGAGTCTCTTACAAATGGCTGTCAATTGCTTAGTTACAAGCTTTCTTGAGGAGAAGTAGTTTTTCCTTTTGCCTTTTCCAAGCTTTTTCATCAAGAGTGCATTATTAAGAAGTGCAGGATTGGAAGTTTCAATATTCAATGTAATTGGATTTGCAAGTTTTATTCTCTAAAGTTCCACACACTGCTTGTTGCACTGATAGTTGTAGAAAATAAGGGCTGCCATAGTTTTGGCAAAACAATCTGCATCTTGGAACTCTCTAAATGAGTATATGACAGTCATATGTGCGAGGGGGGGGTTAATCATTATAAGGGATTTTCATTGTCATATCTTATGACAACCTGCCTGTGAACAAACCCACTTTGCCTGTCTACATTCTCTGTATCCTTGTTTATGATTGTTGTCCAGTTTTGGCCTTTAGCATGACGCAGCCATCAATGTCAAATTGACTGTTTGAACATCGGCTGAATTGAAGCATAGAGAGTTCTCCATACAGCCTTGTTTTTTGTGTCATGTAGTTTCTATTGAAGGGAAAAATACCAAAGATGGCTGCGCTGCGTCAAAGTGCTCTGGACAAAATCACATGTTACGGGTTTTACATAATGGTCTTCTATCAGAAACAGAATAAAAAACGGAAGTATTGTGGCCTTGGACGTTTACATTTACAGCAAAGTGCTTTTCTTTAATACTTTTGTGTACGTTTACAGAACATAAACGAGTGGACTTTTAGAAGTTCATCTCCTGTTCAATTCTTCCTTAATATGGATAATATTTttctctattttttaaacagatAACAATTCAGTGGAGGTTAAATTgaacaggtgtttttttctggcttttttttaatgcaaactGTAGCAAACTAAGGCAACTTTCGACATGCAGAAATATTCTAGATGTGAAAAGTAGAAGTTGAATTAAAGGGATGCATAACCTTGGTATTatctggagaaaaaaacaaaacaaattttcatcTTAAAGATGAAACTCAGTTTGAAAATTGTACAAGAGCCAATAAGCCTGAGAAGGTAATTCAGCTGAGTGCTTTCATCCTGGATGGATATATTTAGTAGGATCTCAGAGTAATATCTCAGAATTTTGTGAGAAAACTCAGAAGTTCAAAgtattttttagaaacaaattAATGTAGTGGGGGTTTTGGGTTTATTGCGCTTTGCACATTTTTCGTTGCGTGCCCACTGCCCCCCGAACTGATAAGCACTTCTTGCAAGTTCCCAGAGTTGTACTGTGTGCGTCTGGTCGTCTTGTTACTGGCTGTTGGCCTGGTTTGTATGCAAGCGCCTCATGCCATGTACACAATAGTGTAAGCGGTGCACGAAGCAAGCTTACTTTGGGTTTACTCAACATCCGCGAACAATTTTaagtttgcatttgttttaacaaCTGTACTATATGCACAGTTCTTGAGCAAAAGTTGATTTGAAGCAAAGGTTTCTTTCAGAATAGCAAGTTTGTGTCGTTCCCTTTAATCAAAtt includes the following:
- the LOC117287950 gene encoding nuclear factor of activated T-cells 5-like, which translates into the protein MPSDSFDLSLHWKTIAPHWTFSPATPVSDADIIMAERSRHAAKMRRDKEAVEISALSKLLPYPEEVISRLDKGSIIRLTTSYLRMKKFSQKEGNALLEELNQKAITSGEEPTAASATKQSGDVNDGALMLQALNGFVIFISRKGKIFYVSENVGKHLGIHQYELTGNTIMEFIHPEDQKELAKQFVVQIPGQQTYKGYGMENAGDAPTSISFNCFDKKEDEILPITDYVQERQFFLRMRSVMSRRGSGGKGKVIGYRVVNFCGRLKLMCSSSSKGYTVEGLISLCRPIQPQPILEVRMDGNMFMSRHRLDMCFTFCDPRIITLIGYEPHELIGKTVYQFHNPLDARKVSDCHSKLIVKGTSATKYYRFMGKNGSWVWLQTRATIIYNTNNVAQYVVCMNYVIGKDAGERQLLMEQMSKMKASCDSIADSDCGESIASPSSDSGSYAASCVDSPRSADSPGTSGIGSCSDFDEPSLKHIKREMDNFDMNLIPKSIRDNETIMKPLDPTQEISFASLLKMDNLKKMYGGTEKMDTSERTEVPFKKQDSTESDASAAPAKAANVGSIEGPFDNPHLHGSADIQQSFQRATQNTSEKLFPMSVFSPISEVGSDSSSTADSVSSPPMEVVPSEGRNNRMISVGEDDESLFKDLLELTKNDNMDDSLSQLDRELPRMSFSVNSPSNLSQLLNTQSAASVSVGVSSPESQELNEEDGEDDVFSTPPEAKDASPSILAGLLTKLPTQQPANGAECPSMVLQQGQGNTTFMGMSITKVDPMMSGGLPQLPDDIANFSLEFCQPVMDQATCDAIASLGGYLSPDSTEKITSGGSATITEISDLEEANLMSGPLDQEYKTSPRGISNVSPVTSQVPNSTMQNQTLPYLLEQSNNSTPGIMQEQLIVTERISQLEIKDSRIGPKATESSSGAPILHALLLSSNRGENLTEKSRAQRPPPLSSNGLNSMNDVLGPITPSTKAAVEAVDSLIQDFDEVTGTIREEVLPSINGNNNMVNQENYVLLQQLEEQRQRMAEEHRRQQQILMETQVQQQKLLDEQRRKLLEEQQQQLSNQTLQQSLMRKQMQFKLQQQQQQQQQQQQQQQQQQQQQQALLAQQINISSGMQRQHSQGPDVQTNNGVSNSAVFTEDPQGYTQSMSEFAGQQNRTISAALPITGQHRQHHQQMQQYSASPPQGIMDPFNVQQQRGSPPFMGTSPSSMGSPPTMQQYAAQQQQHQQQKQLPTHRNYPGQMQPAYCRPQQQSTRIPLPQEQTNTNSMLFQSLQWSGMETSTMTPHQGNGMNSRTIEQSDIDFGLASNHLLQHQQ